In a single window of the Enoplosus armatus isolate fEnoArm2 chromosome 15, fEnoArm2.hap1, whole genome shotgun sequence genome:
- the LOC139298022 gene encoding MAPK/MAK/MRK overlapping kinase-like, whose translation MHYSNWLIGVKNRASLRNACKTPPNTDWNNRGNVVDMQNNNPQPNEKTSELTVTTHLWKKGYKVIKKIGEGTFSEVVKTQSLKDGKFYACKTMKQTINSLEQANNLREVQAMKRLSPHANIIQLHELIYDKETGTVSLICELMEMNIFEFIQGRETPLPDHTIKNYMYQLCKSLEHMHSCGIFHRDVKPENILIKQNGLKLGDFGSCRSVYSKPPHTEYISTRWYRAPECLLTDGYYSLKMDLWSAGCVFFEIMSLNPLFPGTNELDQVAKIHDVLGTPDQSILHKFKQSRAMHFNFPPRKGTGISRLIPSCPAPALSLLYQMLAYDPDERITAETALRHTYFREIRLAEKKAETLNRLSGTMDGVESSGTHNSLDHIWRPTRLGKQQHNVKHVAEPLIRRNVPHYPAELPKLNMVVPGPQISFPVSTLPAFTVTQRGTLPTITSKKCQSRLAKPRDESHRAAFKTYYMPPLDRKHGGY comes from the exons ATGCACTACTCAAACTGGCTTATTGGCGTGAAAAACAGGGCAAGCCTTCGAAATGCCTGCAAAACACCACCTAACACCGACTGGAACAATAGGGGAAATGTTGTGGACATGCAGAACAACAATCCGCAGCCTAACGAAAAGACATCCGAACTAACGGTCACCACCCACCTCTGGAAAAAAG GCTACAAAGTAATCAAGAAGATCGGGGAGGGCACCTTTTCAGAGGTGGTGAAAACTCAGAGCCTGAAAGATGGGAAGTTCTACGCATGTAAAACCATGAAGCAGACGATTAACAG TCTGGAGCAGGCCAACAACCTGCGGGAAGTCCAGGCAATGAAGAGACTGAGCCCGCATGCAAATATCATCCAGCTACATGAACTGATTTA TGACAAAGAAACTGGAACCGTATCTTTGATTTGTGAGCTGATGGAGATGAACATCTTTGAATTCATACAAG GAAGAGAAACGCCACTGCCTGACCATACAATAAAGAACTACATGTACCAGCTTTGCAAGTCACTTGAACATATGCACAG ctgtggGATCTTTCACAGAGATGTAAAGCCAGAAAACATTCTCATCAAA CAAAATGGTCTGAAGCTTGGCGACTTCGGCTCATGTCGGAGCGTGTACTCCAagcccccacacacagagtacatCTCCACACGCTGGTACAGAGCCCCAGAGTGCCTCCTCACTGATGGGTACTACAGCTTAAAGATGGACCTGTGGAGTGCCGGTTGTGTCTTCTTTGAGATCATGAG tttgaatCCTCTCTTCCCTGGAACCAATGAGTTGGACCAGGTTGCCAAGATCCATGATGTGTTGGGGACACCAGATCAAAGTATCCTCCACAAGTTCAAGCA GTCTAGAGCGATGCATTTCAACTTCCCCCCTAGAAAAGGCACCGGTATCTCGCGGTTAATCCCGAGCTGCCCGGCTCCAGCTCTGTCGCTGCTCTATCAGATGCTCGCCTATGACCCTGATGAACGCATCACTGCGGAAACAGCCCTGCGCCACACATACTTTAGGGAAATCAG ACTGGCAGAGAAGAAAGCAGAGACTCTGAACAGACTTTCTGGGACTATGGATGGAGTAGAGAGTAGTGGGACCCACAACTCCTTAGACCACATCTGGCGCCCAACAAGACTTGGCAAACAG CAGCACAACGTGAAGCACGTAGCAGAGCCCCTAATAAGACGGAACGTCCCCCATTATCCTGCAGAGCTGCCCAAGCTCAACATGGTCGTACCGGGACCACAGATCTCCTTCCCAGTCTCCACTCTCCCTGCATTTACTGTCACCCAACGAGGCACACTGCCAACCATCACATCGAAAAAGTGCCAGTCACGGTTGGCCAAG CCCCGGGATGAGTCACACCGTGCAGCTTTCAAGACCTACTACATGCCACCTCTGGATAGGAAACATGGAGGCTACTGA
- the LOC139297341 gene encoding ribosome quality control complex subunit NEMF: MKTRFTTVDIRAVLAEINANYIGMRVNNVYDIDNKTYLIRLQKPDSKAVLLVESGTRIHSTDFEWPKNMMPSGFAMKCRKHLKSRRLTQVKQLGIDRIVDIQFGSDEAAYHLIIELYDRGNIILADHEYTILNLLRFRTAEAEDVKIAVRERYPVESARPPEPLISLERLTEILSKAQNGDQVKRVLNPHLPYGATLIEHSLIEAGLPGSVKVDSQVDAAQVAPKVLEALQIAETYMDKTENFSGKGYIIQKSEKKPSLTPGKPSEELLTYDEFYPFLFAQHEKSPYLEFDTFDKAVDEFFSKMESQKIDMKALQQEKQALKKLENVKRDHEQRLEALHQAQEVDRIKGELVEMNLPVVERALQVVRSALANQVDWTEIGIIVKEAQAAGDPVACAIKELKLQTNHITMLLKNPYISEEDQEEEEKKDVAEEKGKKNKNKDKGQNKKLQRNKPMLVDVDLGLSAYANAKKYYDFKRSAEKKEHKTIEAADKAMKSAEKKTQKTLKEVQTVTTIQKARKVYWFEKFLWFISSENYLVIAGRDQQQNEMIVKRYLRAGDIYVHADLHGATSCVIKNPSGDPIPPRTLTEAGTMSVCYSAAWDAKIITSAWWVHHHQVSKTAPTGEYLTTGSFMIRGKKNFLPPSYLIMGFGFLFKVDEQSVFRHRGERKVKTVEEDMEEVSSRTAELLEEGEELIGDDSSNEDQGEDRAGGDRDKNKKVVEGNDGAAVPEKDNMEAEGEEDSGEEEEMKNEESEEFSFPDTTISLSHLQPSRTAQNPGFKKEVTTQVEVDSQAKKHMTAKQRREEKKKKQKQEDCDTEEKTEISPGGSAVDQVSKGGGGPSQQPLKRGQKNKLKKIKEKYKDQDEEDRELMMQLLGSAGSTKEEKDKGKKGKKGKGKDEPVRKPAPQKPPQKPRNVESAAKKPEQTGGGEDNEERQPGEEGGPAEQEDKEDDVDQDNPGAEEAETLLTSLTGQPHPEDVLLFAVPVCAPYTTLSNHKHKVKLTPGSQKKGKAARTAVLSFMKAKETSSREKDLFRSVKDTDLSRNMPGKVKVSAPNLLAAKKK; this comes from the exons ATGAAAACAAGATTCACCACTGTGGATATCAGGGCAGTTCTTGCCGAGATCAATGCCAA CTACATTGGCATGAGAGTAAACAACGTGTATGATATCGACAATAAGACTTATCTCATCCGTCTACAAAA GCCTGACAGCAAAGCTGTTCTCCTGGTTGAGTCTGGGACTCGTATTCACTCCACAGACTTCGAATGGCCCAAGAACATGATGCCTTCGGGCTTTGCAATGAAA TGTCGGAAACACCTGAAGTCACGGCGGCTGACCCAGGTTAAGCAGCTTGGGATTGACAGGATTGTTGACATCCAGTTTGGCTCCGATGAGGCTGCCTACCACTTGATTATTGAACTGTATGACAGg GGTAACATCATTCTTGCAGACCATGAATACACCATCCTGAACCTGCTGCGGTTTCGTACAGCAGAGGCAGAAGACGTTAAGATTGCTGTGAGAGAGCGGTATCCTGTCGAGAGTGCCCGACCCCCTGAACCTCTCATCAGTTTAGAGCG ACTCACTGAAATCCTCAGCAAAGCACAGAATGGAGATCAAGTGAAAAGGGTCCTGAACCCTCACCTTC CCTATGGAGCCACTCTGATAGAACACAGTTTGATAGAGGCAGGACTGCCGGGCTCTGTCAAGGTTGACAGCCAAGTCGATGCTGCTCAAG TTGCACCTAAAGTCCTGGAAGCCCTGCAGATTGCAGAAACATATATGGACAAAACTGAGAACTTCAGTGGCAAA GGTTACATCATTCAAAAGAGTGAGAAGAAACCAAGCTTAACTCCTGGCAAACCCAGCGAAGAACTGCTCAC ATATGATGAATTCTACCCATTCCTCTTTGCCCAGCATGAAAAGAGCCCATATTTGGAGTTTGATACTTTTGACAAG GCAGTGGATGAGTTCTTTTCTAAGATGGAGAGTCAGAAGATTGACATGAAGGCCTTGCAGCAGGAGAAACAGGCTCTGAAGAAGTTGGAAAATGTTAAGAGGGACCACGAGCAGAGACTGGAGGCCCTGCACCAAGCACAG GAGGTGGATAGAATAAAGGGTGAACTGGTGGAGATGAACCTGCCTGTGGTAGAGAGGGCGTTGCAGGTGGTGCGCAGTGCACTGGCCAATCAGGTGGACTGGACTGAGATTGGCATTATCGTCAAAGAAGCGCAAGCTGCTGGAGACCCTGTGGCCTGCGCCATCAAGGAGCTGAAGCTGCAGACCAACCACATCACCATGCTTTTAAA gAATCCATATATTTCTGAGGAAGaccaggaagaggaagagaagaaagatgtggcagaggagaaagggaagaaaaacaaaaacaaagacaaaggacaGAACAAGAAGTTGCAAAGGAACAAGCCCATGTTGGTGGATGTGGATCTCGGCTTGTCGGCTTATGCCAATGCCAAAAA GTACTATGACTTCAAACGCAGTGCTGAAAAGAAGGAACATAAAACCATTGAAGCAGCAGATAAG GCTATGAAAtctgctgagaaaaaaacacagaaaacactaaaAGAGGTTCAGACTGTGACCACCATTCAGAAGGCCAGGAAAGTCTACTG GTTTGAGAAGTTCTTATGGTTCATCAGCTCTGAGAATTATCTAGTGATTGCAGGAAGGGATCAGCAGCAGAATGAGATGATTGTCAAACGTTACCTTCGGGCAG GTGATATCTATGTTCACGCTGACCTCCACGGAGCGACTAGCTGTGTCATCAAAAACCCCTCAG GTGACCCCATCCCTCCTCGTACCCTGACAGAAGCTGGCACCATGTCTGTGTGCTATAGTGCTGCTTGGGATGCCAAGATCATCACCAGCGCTTGGTGGGTTCATCACCATCAG GTGTCTAAGACAGCTCCCACTGGAGAGTACCTGACCACTGGAAGTTTCATGATCAGAG GAAAGAAAAACTTTCTGCCTCCTTCTTACTTGATTATGGGCTTTGGATTCCTCTTCAAG GTTGATGAGCAGAGTGTGTTTCGGCACCGAGGGGAAAGAAAGGTGAAAACTGTAGAGGAAGACATGGAGGAGGTCTCGTCCAGAACTGCAGAGCTGttagaggagggggaggagcttATAG GTGATGACAGCAGTAATGAAGATCAGGGTGAGGACAGAGCGGGAGGAGACCGGGACAAGAATAAAAAGGTGGTTGAGGGGAATGATGGTGCTGCTGTTCCAGAGAAGGACAAcatggaggcagagggagaggaagacagcggggaggaagaggagatgaagaatgAAGAAAGTGAGGAATTCAGCTTTCCAGATACGaccatctccctctctcatttaCAGCCCAGCAG GACTGCTCAGAATCCTGGTTTCAAAAAGGAAGTGACCACTCAG GTTGAGGTTGACTCACAGGCGAAGAAACACATGACTGCCAAGCAGAGAAG agaagagaagaagaagaagcagaaacagGAGGACTGTGACACTGAGGAGAAGACTGAGATTTCCCCCGGAGGATCGGCAGTCGATCAGGTGTCCAAAGGTGGAGGAGGCCCCTCCCAGCAGCCGCTGAAGAGAGGCCAAAAG AACAAGTTAAAGAAGATCAAAGAGAAGTACAAAGACCAGGATGAAGAGGACAGGGAGCTGATGATGCAGCTACTCGGG TCTGCTGGTTCTACTAAGGAGGAGAAGGATAaggggaagaaaggaaaaaaggggaaggggaaagaCGAACCCGTTAGGAAACCAGCCCCTCAGAAACCACCCCAGAAACCTCGTAATGTGGAGTCTGCAGCGAAGAAACCAGAGCAGACGGGCGGAGGGGAGGATAACGAGGAGAGACAgcctggagaggagggaggaccTGCTGAACAGGAGGACAAG GAAGATGATGTGGACCAGGACAACCCTGGAGCAGAG GAAGCAGAGACTCTGCTCACCTCTCTGACAGGCCAGCCTCATCCTGAAGATGTGCTGTTGTTCGCTGTGCCCGTCTGTGCGCCGTACACCACCCTTTCCAACCACAA ACACAAGGTGAAACTGACGCCAGGTTCtcagaagaaaggaaaag CTGCACGCACTGCAGTTTTAAGCTTTATGAAAGCCAAAGAGACGtcaagcagagaaaaagacCTGTTTCGCAGTGTCAAG GATACTGATCTATCCAGAAACATGCCGGGCAAAGTTAAAGTTTCGGCTCCAAACCTGCTGGCTGCCAAGAAGAAATGA